The genomic stretch ACAAAACTTTATAGTACTACTCAAATGTACATTTCAAATCATACTTCAATATTCTAGGCCTACCTTTCGATCAGTACATGCCTCCTACTCTAAGTCTCGATTCCACTCACAATCATTATCAAACCCCATTACTTAATAAGCTTATAATACAACTTCAGATTATTTACAGTAGTTTAAAGAAACtcccaaattcaattaaacttCATAATTTGTGGTCCTTAGTATTACCCACATGGCCCTAATCTATTTCACAAACCTCAATTCTAATGGACTGTATTTACTCTCAGTCTCAGTTATACATAAAACAAATTTAAATAGATTAAAGCAAGAAAAAAAATCCTAATTCAGCTATTAACTAAAGCAGAAAATCCAATTCATCAAATTAGGGAACTATAGTATTCAGTCCTTTCAATATAATGTTTCAACCTAGGAGTGGATTCCTTCTCAACCCAAATCAAATTGTAAGCTTAATTCTATTTCTAAATCGTGAATTAACAAGAAATTGATGGAGAAATGATAGAATTTTACCTATATAAATGTGACTGTATGTGCGATTGTATACTGTGGGATTGGAAGCAGATGACGAATGAGAAAGGAAGGCACGCGCGACGGTTGGCGGTTGAATGTCGTCGGAACATGGAAACAACGCCGTTGGCGGCAATCGGCCAATGTACGACTGTTTCTAAAGTAGAAATTGCTTACTTACATAATTGTACTTTTGTAAATTTCtgctttactttttcttttagttAAAATGCTTTCCCAATTGCAAAAGTATTTGGCCCAAATTTCGGCCCATAACCTATATACTCGATTtaagaatttatttttatttaattataatttttatttaattctaattaattaaatttattaagcTGATACATACATGATCTGTATGATTCTGAAAAAATAGCAAATACTGCATTAGAAATACTTCCAAAATCCTAGAACCAATTAAACTTCaataattttctaaatataatactagtattttattaatttaaaattctatTTACATCCAAAAAACATAGTTTTAGTAGTGGATGACAAAAGTCGTTCATTCAAAATTAGtaacataagaaaaataaagcaGAAAGGTAATTGAAGCAATGTAAGTGAGAAATAAGACTCGCTCATTAGAGAAATAAAGTTTAAACTTACCATAATTTCGGTAGACGGTACTAGAATTTATTATCACATTAttctcatttctattttccaatttttaaaGATGTTTCAAAGACTtgttaattagaataaaaaagCAAACACGTAAATTctaaaaatagacaaatttcactaacaatataaaaaaatgaattcatGAATACCAATAGCGTaaaaaatgagaagaaaagtCGAAGCAAGGAAAAGAGTCGAGTTACGACAGGTTGATAAATACGCATATCCCATAAAGTTGATCTTTTGGATGACTTTTAAAGTCTTGACTGTACACATAGATAAGCTGACTTCCACACTGTTTTGATTTGGTCGGAAAAGAATTGAGCCATGTCAAGTTGAGAAATTAGCACAAACTCATAAagattataattattcaaacacttttaaaatttgagatataaattattttattctaaattattgatttttaaACCACTATCCTTAATATTTACTGCGCCAAAAATTGTACCATCCAAAACATTTTGTCCGAAATTACATTAAGGTTTACTCATAATGCACTATAAATAGTGGTACTAGTCTTTTTGTAAGGAGATTTTTAAAGTTATAGTACTCCAATTTAAAATCAACCTAGCCTAAATTATAGTGGTAATTAACAAAAATGTTGTGTATGTAAGAGTGTGATTTGAGCAAAGATATTAGATTGAATATCTCATATGATTCTCCTGTATGTGATTCCTACTTAACGTGGTCACAAAAGCATACCGAAGAGTAGCCTTAATTTGTGCACGCATATGTCATACCCAAAAATAATACCAACTACCAATTTAAATCCACACAACACAACCATAGTCCATAGTTATAGCTAGTCACGGATTGCTCTTTGTCCTTCCCCACCACATGCTCAATGAAAATCATGGAGTATCTCTTATTCCAATTTTCCGATTTTGCAAAATCACATTTAcaaatgattaaaatattacatagtattatatttaatcAAAAACACTAAATGTTGAGATGCTTCATTTAGGCCGTGAATGGATGCATATGAAATTTACACATGATAAAAACAAAATGACATTTAGCCAGGAAAGAAGGAAGGGGAGCCCAAGTTTCTcaaaaagaacaataaaaaattGTTATATGTGTTGTGATTATTTAATCCTGTGAATGGATATATATGAAATTAGCGCAATAAAAACAAAGGTGCCCAACTGCAAGTAACAACCACCACTGATTTCTAACAGCATTTGCAGATCTGTTAAAATCTTGTGAAACTAGAGGTTTTCTATTATCGAGATATATGTATTTCATGTCTACACCAATTTCAGCTCAAAAATTAGACTTTATGAAAATGGGagttgcatgataaattgataattatAATAGTAAGATAAGTACTTAAATAGTTAGAGATCCTAGATTCAAATTATGAAATTGTTAGAGATCAAAAAAGAGAAAGGTCTCTATCATAcataactactactactactactaagtaCTATCTAATCGAATTTTATAGTATGACACATGAATTATACGGCAAATGTTGTCGTCCTTTTATCACATGTAATCTCTAGCTACTATAATATATAGTTAATTATCCATTCAAATAATACGAATTTATTGGCCTGGAGATAATGCCCAATATTGTCGCCTCAATAAATGTGTGATGTCAAAACATTTGAAATAGAGCCTACTAATCTAATCCTAAGTTCACGAGAAATAAAAAGCTCACGAGTGTATTACTATTATTCACAAGACGAATTGAACCAACGGCTTAGAAGGTTGTACTTATCTGTTAAAGTCGCAAAACAAAACATTATTGTAAAAGCCAAACATGCCAAAATAATGCCATTGATTTGAGATTTTACGATATAGTATATCTCTTCTATTGGAAATTTAACTTTATGCCAGACCTTAGATACGGCGATTTTCTGGCGAAAATGGGAAAAAGCCTATTCAACtttactttttaattaattagttaaattttttaattatttttatttttttaccattAATATTATTGTGACATCTCTAGTGACAAAACAATGGGATCATTACTGTAGAAGTGGACATTTGAATAAAAGTTTATATAGCTAGATACAATCACTCcttaagtatttttattttttacattttgtaATTCAACAAGAAGCATCTTAATTCACTGAAAAGCCTGTTGGTGAAATAATTGCAAGCCAATAAGAGATGGTTCCATgtcctatttttattttatgaactCGAAATAAATAgaactaaaaataaatagactttaaaatattaaattggtTCATGGTGGAGTGTGAAAAACGATTTTTGTTAATGACGTTTTCCCGTGTGTAGAGGAGCTATGACACGTCACCACAATTTGGTGATGAAAATGAGGTTTTGCCTCATTCATTAATCGAGGAGCCTCGATGAGCTTGTAATATTGAACACAATCGAATGCCAAAAGATCTATGTTTCAATAATTATAAGTTCCAATTAAACAATCTTATTAGAATCTGATTGACTTTTTCTATAGGTATAGTTAATTTCATACATAATTTGAATCCAAACGACTTTTTTTGTCATCCTAATCCCAACTTTTAATAATGATAGCACCCTCATTTTTAAGGTGCACTCACTCACTCGTGATTTCTCTGACTGTTTGGTAAATTATTATTGGATGGACACGTGGACAGCTTGTAAGTACATTTCCTAGTACCTTTATCTGCAAAACTTTACAAAACTCGATACAACAATACCATGGGCGCCCTTTTCTTGTTTCCTCCCCTTCTTATTTTTCCATGCATATTATTCTCCATTTTTCACTACAATTATGTATTTCCCTCCACGCTCTATTAAAAGAACATCAAAATCGATCTTATTATAAATGGACTACTCATCCGTTAAAATGCCTTATAGGAAGAGGATTACCCACACTTATAATTAGATGAGATCTTCACTAAAGTCGATAGGGACAGAATTTAAGAGATTAtcctcacttgtatatattagatGAGACCTCAtaggggagggttatccacacttgtATAGATTAAATGAGATTATCACCAAGTCAACCTGGGACAAAATTTAAGAGATTATCCACTTGTATAGATTAGATGAAACCTCATAGGAGGAAGGTTATCCACCATTtatagattagatgagatcttTACCAAGTTGGTATGGGAAGAATTTAAGAGATTTTAACACGCCCCTGCACGTATGGGCTTGAATGACATATCAGACTTTCACTACGTGAGTAGGCGTGCAGGGCTAAAATGACATATCAGAGTTTCATCACGTGGGTGGGCAagacaaaaagaaataaagagataaaattcatcatcgacttgggctcACTCTATTACCATATTCATGTTCTCAAATGGAAAACCAAGTGATAAAGAAGAAGGTTATGCACACTCACACTAAATggaaaaccaagtgatatgggGCAAAATTTAAGTGATTTTAATAAATCATAATCATCGTATATCTCCCCTTAAATAACCCCAAATACTTTTTTCAATCATCAAAATAACATGTACCATAGAGTGCAAATTTCCTAATTGATAGAGTGAACAAATCTCATATAATTATTAGTTTATCACTTCAAATTTTGTCTCTATTTCATGGAAAAAGATTAAACTTCACATTTttatcctcaacgcaaattcgTTAGCGGTTTGAGTTTTAATGAAACATAACTAGTGATTACCCACTTTATTAGGAGACGTAAAATATTAGGAATGTGGCATCATGGAGAATGTTTGTGTAGCATAAATTAATAGATGGatgagaaggaaaaaaaatgtattGGAATACTATTTAATAGGGATAATTGGTAGAAGACAAAAGGGTGAAAAGCGCAGCCCGTGAAGGATTGCATTTGCATGTGATGGTGAAGGGAGCTGTTATAATCACTGTCCTTTGACAATCTATACACCCACTCACGTCACGTGTCTTTCAATCTCTCATCAATTCCATTTATTAATCATCACTATATTTAATACAATCACACATATATTATGTATACGAAGTATGAATGAACAAGCATAAGTACAACATGCAACATACGGAACCACCtaacattaaattttaaaaattatgagtAAAAATATGATGGACCAAacatatatactccatatttgtAGCATGGTCTGTCTAACTAATCAtaatagtaaaattttggagAGTCGGAATTTGAGTATTAAAATTGTTGGAACAATAGCATATGTAACTATAGATATATGGTATTGCCACCAATTTAAAACATGGCCATTTGAAAGAAATGTGAAAGTTAGCATTGTTTTACAATATGAGTTTCCATAATGAAGCTTGAAACTTATTACCATAATTCAATATACTTCATTTTGAAGACAATTGTAAGTTCTCTAGAAATGAAGATATATACCATCATTACATATACTGGTAAAGACTCATTTAATAAATGACAATTTGTAGGGAGTACATGCCAAAGCACAAgatatactattatttaattgtttgtttatttatttatttttaaattctaGTTTAATGCAATTGGCTAGTTAATTGCTGCAAACCAGACTCCCATGCACTAAccaatttaaatttaatgtatTTTTGCATGGACGAATGAATGAGATACTTactacaaaacaaaacataacaAATGCTTCACGTTATGTTGGGCGAAATTCCTAAACAAAATATAACTTCACAAAAGATTGTGacaaacaattaataaaaatggcACAAAATAGAATAAAGACATAATTCTTTTGTTTATGAACTCAAAACAGATGGTCACTCCACCTATATAAAATCCTTGAATCCCACCACTCCTCTCCCCCTCCACCTATCACTcctccgccgccaccgccgccggaAACAAAAAATGGGTGGTTTTCACCTAAAAAACATCACATTCACAATCATCGTAGTGCTTCTAATGTGCTGCTCCGCCGTCGAGTTTTGCAATGCCAAAAGAGTAGGCAAACATTGGCGGCAGAGTCGAAACTCCGCCGCGTCGCTCTCCAAGAAGAAGAGCAAAGGCCACCGCTCCGGCCACCACAGCAGCAGTTCCGGCAAGCAGAAACCGAAGATCCCGCAGCCGaaagcgccgccgccgccgccaattTCGCCGCCGAAGCAAGGTGGTTCAACAGTGTTTAATGTGCTGAATTATGGAGCTAAAGGTGATGGGAAATCAGATGATACTAAGGTACAAGAAggtttaagaaaaaaaaaacaaatttatttttaaaaattgcatgTCAAAATGTGGTCCAAAATTTGACATTCCTACTCTATAACTCTTGTTACATTATCAGAATTAGCATTGTTTGCATGGCCAATTTTTAGGAAATTTTTTTGATGAAACTGCTCCAATCATTGcccattttacttttattattacACTTCTCATGATTTCATATTTCGAAATTAATAGCAGCCAAATTCCGTTATTATTGCACATGGGCTTGAAACACTAGACCGTCGTTATTAGTGCCTGCCACGTGTATAAATAATCGACAGTTATATAGATTTAGAAATTATTTAGGAGATTTAAACTCGTaatcttttaaattaatttgttaaatATTTCTGGCTTTAGgtgtattaattaattgaataaagTAACATAGGGAGTTGTATTTAAATATAGGATAACAGAACTGCCCACATATTTATTCCACCAAATAAAGGCAGAACAGTCACATAAATAGACAAGAGAAAAAGTGAGGTGGTCCACTAATAAATTTCCAAAGGTtaaaacaaatatttatttgcacacaaaaaataatacaaCAAGTTAAACTGCAATAATCCAAAAATTCACAAGCAGCATAGGAATTGCTGATGCCCATGTTTGAGTTTGACTACTTGGAAAATTGGTCCCATAACATAATCTGTACTTAAATactattaatttcaattttaatgaaTAAAAAACCCCCTCTTATTTGTTGCAGGCATTTCAAGCTGCCTGGGCTGCTGCTTGTAAAATTGAAGCTTCAACCATTTATGTCCCAGCAACATACGTCTTCTTGGTGGGGCCCATCTCGTTTTCCGGTCCATACTGCCAACACGACATTGTTTTTCAGGTAATAATTCTTCTCAATTTTCGAAATTGAAGATGACATTCATTGATTGATCTCCATGTGTTTGTTGAAATGCCGTAGTTAGTTCTTATCAATATGGGAATTGAAGATGAAAATCATTGATTGATCACCATGTGTTTATTGAAATGCTGCAGTTAGATGGCACGATTGTGGCCCCCACAGGCTCGAGCCACTGGGGTTCAGGGCTTCTCCAATGGCTGGAGTTTACTAAGCTGGTTGGGCTCACGATCAAGGGAAGCGGCACGATCGATGGAAACGGCGCCGTTTGGTGGAAGAGTGTGCCGTATGATAATGATCCCTTTGATGATCAAGCTAAATTGATCTTCCCAACTAACCTCACATTTGGACAAAAGCCTCCAGCTCCTGTAATAGaattttatccaatttcattgtttttttttatatttttagtttttttctcCAATAATCTGTCTTGTTTTGATGtctattttttaattgtggCAGGTGAGAAGCTCACTTGGTGGGAAAATGCCAAGCATCAAACCAACTGTAAGAGCCAATTGAAAAAATAGGAAAAGGGGATTCTTcaaatttttaacttttttgtaTTGTTAATTGAATTCTGAATGCCTTTGCAGGCACTTAGATTCTATGGGAGTTTCAATGTGACGGTAACTGGCATAACTATCCAAAACAGCCCTCAGTGCCATCTGAAGTTTGACAACTGCATTGGAGTCACGGTGTACAACTTCAGCGTCTCCTCGCCTGCAGACAGCCCCAATACTGATGGCATTCATCTGCAAAACTCAAAAGACGTCCTGATCCGTAGCTCCAGTCTTGCTTGTGGTAAATTACGCAAATAATTCCTTAATTCTTACTACTAATGTTGTTGTCGTTACATGATATGAAAGCTGGTTTAGGTTAGGACAAACTTGTGATCCGTTTTGATGAAAATCTTATCCGTTGTGAGGGGACCTATATAGCAACCACACATCCTTGAAATCAAGCCATCTATTGGTGGTCCATTTCGGCATTTCATCTGTTGAAGACACTTGTTCTTGATGACCTTTTAGGGCCATGGATTGTCGTTGTCTTAATGCGTGGATAAGAATATGAATTCTGTTGTGTTTATCACATTATTACAGAATGAGACAAGAGTCATGTGAAATTTTTGGATAGATGAATAAATCTTGGAAACTATACTTAGATAAAAACAAGGATTTTGTTGTAGTGTGGAGCCTAAATGGATTGAACACCAAAAGCCAGACTGATCCTAATGTTGCTATATCTATTTATTTAGCTGTTTCTCCTTGTATTGTGTATCCAAATATCATATAGTGACAAACCGGGTAAACAATTTTCGTGTTCATTACTGCTTTTCGTGATTGTGTGTGTTATTTTCCCAACAATTGTTATAATAAGAAGTGTTTTGTTGCAGGGGATGACTGTGTATCTATACAAACTGGATGCACCAATGTATACATACACAATATTAACTGTGGGCCAGGGCACGGGATCAGCATCGGAGGGCTAGGGAAAGACAACACCAAAGCTTGTGTGTCGAACATCACTGTCAGAGATGTTATGATGCACAACACGATGAATGGTGTCCGGATCAAGACATGGCAGGTAAGAAAAACTTCTCTTTAATAGCTCTGTTTCTCAATTGCCACGAATCTTGCCCTAACCCGAGTGCTGCTTCTCTCTAGGGCGGGTCGGGGTCAGTCCAAGGCGTGCAGTTCTCGAACATCCAAGTCTCTGAGGTGCAGTTGCCTATAGTCATCGATCAATTCTACTGTGACAAGAGCACCTGCAAGAACCAGTCCTCTGCAGTGGCTCTGTCCGGGATCAACTATGAGAACATACGTGGGACCTACACAGTTAAGCCAGTGCACCTTGCCTGCAGCGACCACATGCCCTGCACGGACGTGACCCTAACGAACATCCAGCTGAGGGCACAGCCGGAGCGCTACCACATGTATAACCCCTTCTGCTGGCAGACTTTTGGGCAGCTCTTCTCTCCGATGATTCCTCCGGTTGAGTGCCTGCAAGTGGGGAAGCCGTCGAGCAACAAGATTCAAGGGGATCATGATTCTTGCTAGGTATATTGATCAAGACATTTTGACGATATTTGTTGCTATGTGTGTATAGAGTGATGGAGTTACTATATATTTATGCGGTGTATTCTTTTGTGTGGTCGGCGTGGTTTGGGCTGGCCCCTTTCGCACCATAGTTTGTGAAGAATAATTTTAGCAAATATTGGATGACAATTGACAATATCAATAATTTGTTACTCGGATAGTGAACAATGATTTTAGCAAATTTGTTGGAGAAAATTGGCAGCAAAAAACTGAAACTTGTCTCACCAAAACTTGACTTTCATGATACTGAAAGAGTAAAAAACTATTCAATCAAATCTTGAACAGATTTCATATATAAGTCCATTATCAGTAGATTTCAAAACTTCAAATTGTATTCTTTcagtataaaaaataaaactactgaaaaaaaaacattgaaaaagaaaaggaaaataagatCGGTATATAATGTCCTGCTTTGTTGGACCTTTTGATGATGGTTGGCCCATTTCATGACTCCAGCCCAGAAAGCATTTCCTACACTGGATAGTTTGATATACTAATATACTACtgaatatatgaataattaaacTAGTAATATTTATGATTATCATAAATCATAGTATTACGACGATGTCATTATCatctatataaatataaaaaagctAGTTTAATCAATTTCAAATATGTTTATACACAATTCAGAATTTATCAGCTataatttatttccttttctctaattaactagtaggagtactatatcTGATGGAATCGTAATCAGGCGGATATGAAATTACTAACTCCATTTCAATTGTATCTTTAAATTTACCAAATTAGTCAAACTGAATTTCATATTGTGCGCTTCAGTTCAATGGCAAAACAGTAAATCTCATACTTAGCTTATCTTATCTTATCTCATTTGCCATACCAACCTTTTCCCATTTCCCAATTTGCCAAACGGAAGCATCATCAATGGCGGGAATTACAGCAGAAGCTGCTAAAGCAATCAATAGAAGAGTGTTAGCTGTTTCAAGGCATCTGATTCCGGAATCGAATCAAGCTCACGGCGTCGTCATGTCCGCCTGCAGCTCCGGATTCGACGACACCTACCACCGCGTGCACGGCGCCGTACCGACTCATATCCCGCCCTGGAAGGCGGCGATCGAAGATTCCGGTAAGGATTTTGCCGACATTATCTACGAGAAGGCAGTCGGAGAAGGAATTGCTAAGGTCAGCTCTCTTCTCCTACGAAAACTGCACTGATTTTCAACTCCGATCGCTGTCACACATATTTCTACTAGTTTAGTTTATTGACTAATATACGTACATacatgtatgtattttttgtattataTTGTCGTAGATCACAATCAATAGACCGGAGAGGAGAAATGCGTTTAGGCCTGAAAGTCTGAAACAGTGAAGGAGCTGATGCGTGCTTTCAATGATGCCGGAGATGACAACTCAATCGGAGTAATAATCCTCACCGGGAAGGTAGTATTGTTGTTTTTTGATTTACCGAGTCACTTTACCTAATTAACGAAGTGTTTTGAGAAGAGCTAATTGTCGTCGTCGATCTGATTTCTGGTAGATTTTTATTGACTGGCATTGCACTATTTCGATGACTCAATTAGAAAAAATAATGTTACTATAGTTACCTATGTACTGCTTCAGCCAAGATTTAGGTATAAACACAGAATAGGATTAAGGTTATAGTTGGTTCAGTCACTACTAATCAATAGAATTAGGTGTTGTTATGCTGTAGTAATCACCACTTTATGAAACAAACTCATTTTGTTCACACGAAGTAAATGTGTGTAATGGTATGGTGCAGGGCACCAAGGCATTCTGCAGTGGAGGGGATCAATTACTCAGAGGCAAAGATGGCTACGTTGATTATGATAGCTTCGGACGTCTCAATGTGTTagaccttcaggtagatcaagaGTTTTATTGATTAAGGCCTTATTTTGTCCAGGATTTTCTCATCATATTGATCAGTCTGTCACGAGTGAAATGCAGGTCCAAATTCGCCGCCTTCCTAAGCCAGTTATAGCAATGGTAAGCTAAGTTCCATTGCCTATTTATTTTACCGCAATATAACTTTACAAGTCATTAATTTGTCTCTTTAATGATTGACAAGGTTGCAGGTTATGCAGTAGGGGGTGGACATGTGCTTCACATGGTCTGCGATCTAACAATAGCAGCTGATAATGCCGTTTTTGGTCAAACAGGGCCGAAGGTAGTCTTGCGTTGTTTTGTTTAAGCACATACCAATGCTTCTTGCTCATGAAATTGTTCATCTAGTCCGTTTACTTGTTTTTGACTGTTTATGTTGGAAGCTTTGATGCAGGCTATGGAGCTTCGATAATGTCTCGTTTGGTACTCAAACATACGGTTTCTTTGTTATATTTTCATTCTCTAACAAGAAGAGGAAGTTCATTATCATGTGTGTTTAAACAGATTGGCCCAAAACGTGCACGCGAGATGTGGTACATGACAAGGTTCTACAATGCTAAGGAAGCAGAAAAAATGGGACTTGTCAACACATTTGTGCCTGTAAGATTTCCACCTAAAAAATCCTTATGAAATGCCATCAAACATAAACTTAAAACTCTGTCTTTGATCAGCAGGAGAAGCTGGAAGAAGAAACAGTTAAATGGTGTAGAGAGACTCTGAGGAATAGTCCAATGGCAATTCGGTTGTGCAAAGCAGCCATCAATGCAGCTGATGACGGGCATGCTGGACTTCAGGTAATCTTGTAAAAACATTGCAGTTTTCTCGAATCCGAGATGGTAGTAGCATAGTCCG from Salvia splendens isolate huo1 chromosome 15, SspV2, whole genome shotgun sequence encodes the following:
- the LOC121769084 gene encoding polygalacturonase At1g48100-like: MGGFHLKNITFTIIVVLLMCCSAVEFCNAKRVGKHWRQSRNSAASLSKKKSKGHRSGHHSSSSGKQKPKIPQPKAPPPPPISPPKQGGSTVFNVLNYGAKGDGKSDDTKAFQAAWAAACKIEASTIYVPATYVFLVGPISFSGPYCQHDIVFQLDGTIVAPTGSSHWGSGLLQWLEFTKLVGLTIKGSGTIDGNGAVWWKSVPYDNDPFDDQAKLIFPTNLTFGQKPPAPVRSSLGGKMPSIKPTALRFYGSFNVTVTGITIQNSPQCHLKFDNCIGVTVYNFSVSSPADSPNTDGIHLQNSKDVLIRSSSLACGDDCVSIQTGCTNVYIHNINCGPGHGISIGGLGKDNTKACVSNITVRDVMMHNTMNGVRIKTWQGGSGSVQGVQFSNIQVSEVQLPIVIDQFYCDKSTCKNQSSAVALSGINYENIRGTYTVKPVHLACSDHMPCTDVTLTNIQLRAQPERYHMYNPFCWQTFGQLFSPMIPPVECLQVGKPSSNKIQGDHDSC